A portion of the Lolium rigidum isolate FL_2022 chromosome 1, APGP_CSIRO_Lrig_0.1, whole genome shotgun sequence genome contains these proteins:
- the LOC124677853 gene encoding serine/threonine-protein phosphatase 7-like isoform X2: MSDPDGAADPPTPTPPSPSPVPPPAPVEWPEDGALTRDWVAAFTATLDWCSRRLPPDQLPSILSADFVRRLLLAAAAVLHREPNIVRVDPRPDQAVVVVGDVHGQLHDVMFLLRDAGFPSEDRIFVFNGDYVDRGAWGLETLLLLLAWKIFLPNCVFLLRGNHESKYCTSVYGFEREVMVKYKSQGGQVYRKFLRCFEDLPLASIIAGCVYTAHGGIFRGAVVLPSKRAKRAKKGHKYVATSAEDSTTLKLGSLDELLKARRTVLDPPWEGSNLIPGDVLWSDPSLEKGLSLNKERGIGLLWGPDITQQFLYTNNLKIT; the protein is encoded by the exons ATGTCGGACCCCGACGGCGCCGCCGACCCCCCGACCCCGACCCCTCCTTCCCCCTCCCCGGtcccgccgcccgcgccggtcGAGTGGCCCGAGGACGGCGCGCTGACGCGGGACTGGGTGGCGGCCTTCACCGCCACGCTGGACTGGTGCTCGCGCCGCCTCCCGCCCGACCAGCTCCCCTCCATCCTCTCCGCGGACTtcgtgcgccgcctcctcctcgccgccgccgccgtcctccaccGCGAGCCCAACATCGTGCGCGTCGACCCGCGCCCCGACcaggccgtcgtcgtcgtcggggacGTCCACGGCCAGCTCCACGACGTCATGTTCCTGCTCCGGGACGCAGGGTTCCCATCCGAGGACCGCATCTTCGTCTTCAACGGGGACTACGTGGACCGCGGCGCCTGGGGACTCGAGaccttgctcctcctcctcgcctggAAG ATATTTCTACCAAATTGTGTGTTCCTTCTCCGAGGAAATCATGAATCCAAGTACTGCACATCAGTATATGGTTTCGAACGGGAAGTAATGGTCAAATATAAAAGTCAAGGCGGTCAAGTCTATAGGAAATTCTTAAGATGCTTTGAAGATCTTCCTCTAGCATCAATAATAGCAGGATGCGTCTACACTGCCCACGGAGGGATTTTTCGTGGGGCGGTTGTATTACCATCGAAAAGGGCGAAAAGGGCCAAGAAAGGTCACAAATACGTAGCGACTTCCGCCGAAGACTCTACTACTTTGAAGCTTGGATCCCTGGACGAATTGTTAAAAGCAAGGAGAACTGTTCTTGACCCCCCGTGGGAGGGTTCGAATCTAATTCCTGGAGATGTGCTTTGGTCTGATCCTTCCTTGGAGAAGGGTCTTTCTCTGAATAAGGAAAGAGGCATTGGCTTGCTTTGGGGTCCAGACATCACTCAACAATTTCTATATACAAATAATCTAAAG ATCACATGA
- the LOC124677853 gene encoding serine/threonine-protein phosphatase 7-like isoform X1: protein MSDPDGAADPPTPTPPSPSPVPPPAPVEWPEDGALTRDWVAAFTATLDWCSRRLPPDQLPSILSADFVRRLLLAAAAVLHREPNIVRVDPRPDQAVVVVGDVHGQLHDVMFLLRDAGFPSEDRIFVFNGDYVDRGAWGLETLLLLLAWKIFLPNCVFLLRGNHESKYCTSVYGFEREVMVKYKSQGGQVYRKFLRCFEDLPLASIIAGCVYTAHGGIFRGAVVLPSKRAKRAKKGHKYVATSAEDSTTLKLGSLDELLKARRTVLDPPWEGSNLIPGDVLWSDPSLEKGLSLNKERGIGLLWGPDITQQFLYTNNLKLIIRSHEGPDARDKRHDLLGMDSGYTTDHQVACGKLITLFSAPDYPQFQASEDRYNNSGAYLVLSPPDFATPDFHSFQAVKPRPAANPYYDFEEVIDSDEELNLGAMDTGNLSN, encoded by the exons ATGTCGGACCCCGACGGCGCCGCCGACCCCCCGACCCCGACCCCTCCTTCCCCCTCCCCGGtcccgccgcccgcgccggtcGAGTGGCCCGAGGACGGCGCGCTGACGCGGGACTGGGTGGCGGCCTTCACCGCCACGCTGGACTGGTGCTCGCGCCGCCTCCCGCCCGACCAGCTCCCCTCCATCCTCTCCGCGGACTtcgtgcgccgcctcctcctcgccgccgccgccgtcctccaccGCGAGCCCAACATCGTGCGCGTCGACCCGCGCCCCGACcaggccgtcgtcgtcgtcggggacGTCCACGGCCAGCTCCACGACGTCATGTTCCTGCTCCGGGACGCAGGGTTCCCATCCGAGGACCGCATCTTCGTCTTCAACGGGGACTACGTGGACCGCGGCGCCTGGGGACTCGAGaccttgctcctcctcctcgcctggAAG ATATTTCTACCAAATTGTGTGTTCCTTCTCCGAGGAAATCATGAATCCAAGTACTGCACATCAGTATATGGTTTCGAACGGGAAGTAATGGTCAAATATAAAAGTCAAGGCGGTCAAGTCTATAGGAAATTCTTAAGATGCTTTGAAGATCTTCCTCTAGCATCAATAATAGCAGGATGCGTCTACACTGCCCACGGAGGGATTTTTCGTGGGGCGGTTGTATTACCATCGAAAAGGGCGAAAAGGGCCAAGAAAGGTCACAAATACGTAGCGACTTCCGCCGAAGACTCTACTACTTTGAAGCTTGGATCCCTGGACGAATTGTTAAAAGCAAGGAGAACTGTTCTTGACCCCCCGTGGGAGGGTTCGAATCTAATTCCTGGAGATGTGCTTTGGTCTGATCCTTCCTTGGAGAAGGGTCTTTCTCTGAATAAGGAAAGAGGCATTGGCTTGCTTTGGGGTCCAGACATCACTCAACAATTTCTATATACAAATAATCTAAAG TTAATCATCAGATCACATGAAGGTCCAGATGCAAGAGATAAGCGACATGATCTATTAGGAATGGACAGTGGGTATACAACTGACCATCAAGTCGCATGTGGAAAGCTAATAACACTCTTCAGTGCTCCAGACTATCCACAATTTCAG GCTTCGGAGGACCGGTACAACAATTCTGGAGCATATCTTGTCCTCAGCCCCCCTGATTTTGCTACCCCTGATTTCCATAGTTTTCAAGCTGTAAAGCCTCGGCCTGCG GCGAATCCCTACTATGATTTTGAGGAAGTAATTGATTCTGACGAAGAGCTAAATCTGGGCGCGATGGACACTGGCAATTTGAGCAATTGA